One window of the Megalops cyprinoides isolate fMegCyp1 chromosome 2, fMegCyp1.pri, whole genome shotgun sequence genome contains the following:
- the bmi1a gene encoding polycomb complex protein BMI-1-A gives MTMHRTTRIKITELNPHLMCVLCGGYFIDATTIIECLHSFCKMCIVRYLETSKYCPICDVQVHKTKPLLNIRSDKTLQDIVYKLVPGLFKNEMKRRRDFYAEHPSVDAANGSNEDRGEVADEDKRIITDDEIISLSIEFFDQNKIEKQANAEEKKTKEEVNNKRYLQCPAAMTVMHLRKFLRSKMDVPCTFQIEVMYEDEPLKDYYTLMDIAYIYTWRRNGPLPLKYRVRPNCKKMKISPSQEGLNSSSRAAMESDSASDKASSPAGVPSTSSSLPSPSTPVQSPHPHFPHISTAVNGNTAEASSNRQTPFCGKARKASVNGSSTSSG, from the exons ATGACGATGCACCGAACAACAAGAATTAAGATTACAGAGCTAAATCCGCAtttgatgtgtgtgttgtgtggtggaTATTTCATAGACGCAACCACCATCATAGAGTGTCTGCACTCAT tctgtaaaatgtgcattgtgcgCTATCTGGAGACCAGCAAATACTGTCCCATTTGTGATGTCCAGGTTCACAAAACAAAGCCTCTTCTAAACATTAG GTCTGACAAGACTCTTCAGGACATTGTGTATAAGCTGGTTCCTGGTCTCTTCAAAA ATGAAATGAAGCGGAGGAGGGATTTTTATGCAGAGCATCCATCAGTAGATG ctGCAAATGGATCGAATGAAGACCGAGGAGAGGTGGCAGATGAAGACAAGAGAATAATCACAGATGATGAGATAATCAGCCTTTCCATCGAATTCTTTGACCAGAACAA GATAGAAAAACAAGCCAatgcagaagaaaagaaaacaaaagaagag GTAAACAACAAAAGGTATTTGCAGTGTCCTGCTGCAATGACGGTGATGCATTTGAGGAAATTTCTAAGAAGTAAGATGGATGTTCCATGCACCTTTCAG ATTGAAGTAATGTACGAAGATGAACCGTTGAAGGATTACTACACATTAATGGACATTGCCTACATCTACACCTGGAGACGG aaTGGACCCTTGCCTTTGAAATACAGAGTTCGTCCCAACTGTAAGAAGATGAAGATCAGCCCCTCGCAGGAGGGGCTAAACAGCTCCAGCCGCGCTGCAATGGAGAGCGACTCTGCGAGCGACAAGGCCAGCAGCCCAGCTGGCGTGCCTTCCACTTCCTCATCGCTGCCCAGCCCCAGCACCCCGGTTCAGTCCCCGCACCCGCACTTCCCCCACATCTCCACCGCGGTCAACGGGAACACCGCGGAGGCAAGCTCTAACCGGCAGACCCCCTTCTGCGGCAAAGCGCGCAAGGCCTCTGTCAATGGATCCTCTACATCTTCGGGATGA